In Caproicibacterium amylolyticum, a genomic segment contains:
- a CDS encoding FUSC family protein, translating into MMRETAHRLRRHPHLGFRIIKTGIAVTLCLAVCDLLQLQQPFVAVVTAIISMGRSIDNTVRTGKDHLLAAILGAVCGALLYHVSPQNAGLCGIGIILVIFLCQLLQLRRGTLMGSFMFAMVMLHPETAGTVQTVWWCMVAAVLGIAIALAVNLLILPPNYVQSIIEKDNLIYSMLVYAAKVCENRLSAPDLEAVRVQIRHLERDIRLYTSEWKLFRNRDDVVAVIARKLVTYQEILNDLWAIDRLEKNLNSETATVFAYHLNRANSLLKEMQPRIPAEAVSSEKELPTMQK; encoded by the coding sequence ATGATGAGAGAAACCGCGCACAGGCTGCGCCGCCACCCCCATCTTGGCTTTCGCATCATTAAAACAGGCATTGCCGTTACCTTGTGTTTGGCGGTGTGCGATCTGCTGCAGCTGCAGCAGCCGTTCGTCGCGGTGGTTACGGCGATTATCAGTATGGGGCGCAGCATTGACAACACCGTGCGTACCGGTAAAGACCACCTGCTGGCCGCAATTCTCGGTGCAGTCTGCGGTGCTTTGCTCTATCATGTTTCTCCGCAAAACGCAGGTCTTTGCGGAATCGGCATTATTCTGGTCATCTTTCTGTGCCAGCTGCTGCAGCTGCGCCGCGGAACACTCATGGGTTCCTTTATGTTTGCAATGGTCATGCTGCATCCTGAAACCGCCGGCACAGTGCAAACTGTCTGGTGGTGCATGGTTGCAGCTGTACTTGGCATTGCAATCGCGCTGGCGGTCAACCTGCTGATTTTGCCGCCGAATTACGTACAGAGCATTATTGAGAAAGACAATCTGATTTATTCCATGCTCGTTTACGCCGCCAAAGTCTGCGAGAACAGGCTTTCTGCACCGGACTTGGAGGCAGTGCGAGTGCAGATTCGTCACTTGGAGCGTGATATTCGGCTGTACACCTCAGAATGGAAGCTGTTCCGCAACCGTGACGATGTTGTTGCGGTCATTGCACGAAAACTTGTTACTTATCAGGAAATTCTAAATGATTTGTGGGCAATCGACCGTTTGGAAAAGAATCTGAACAGTGAAACTGCCACGGTTTTTGCTTACCACCTGAACCGTGCCAATTCCCTGCTGAAAGAAATGCAGCCGCGGATTCCGGCTGAAGCCGTTTCGAGTGAAAAAGAACTGCCCACCATGCAAAAGTAA
- a CDS encoding HAD family hydrolase, with protein MYKACIFDLDGTLANTLCSIAGFSNRALRECGYPEIEVDRYRHIVGNGVAVQLHRMMDIVCPNGWQEADLQKVRLLYDSYYSADPLKDIRNYPGMPQLLQNLHRHGLKTAVFSNKPDSWVQPIIAKLFPAGTFDAVRGKCEGIPCKPAPDGALLLAETLGVPPKDCLYIGDTNTDMQTGKAAGMDTAGVLWGFRDREELEAAHACTVVSEPAQLLEIALHGLDKAV; from the coding sequence TTGTATAAAGCCTGTATCTTTGACCTGGACGGCACGCTGGCAAACACACTGTGCTCCATCGCGGGCTTTTCCAACCGGGCGCTGCGGGAATGCGGCTACCCGGAAATCGAAGTTGACCGCTACCGCCATATTGTTGGCAACGGCGTTGCGGTACAGCTTCACCGCATGATGGACATTGTCTGCCCCAATGGCTGGCAGGAGGCGGATCTGCAAAAAGTCCGCCTCCTGTACGACAGCTACTACAGTGCTGACCCACTCAAAGACATCCGGAATTATCCCGGTATGCCGCAGCTGCTGCAGAATCTGCACCGACACGGTCTGAAAACTGCTGTCTTTTCCAACAAACCGGACAGCTGGGTACAGCCGATTATTGCAAAGCTGTTCCCCGCGGGCACGTTTGATGCCGTACGGGGCAAATGTGAGGGTATTCCCTGCAAACCGGCACCGGACGGTGCTCTGCTGCTGGCAGAAACCCTCGGCGTCCCTCCAAAAGACTGCCTGTATATCGGTGACACAAATACCGACATGCAAACCGGCAAAGCCGCAGGCATGGACACCGCCGGAGTGCTGTGGGGATTTCGTGACCGCGAGGAACTGGAAGCCGCACATGCCTGCACCGTTGTTTCAGAACCGGCACAGCTTCTGGAAATCGCGCTGCACGGACTGGACAAAGCCGTATGA
- a CDS encoding UDP-N-acetylglucosamine pyrophosphorylase: MQTELTVEHLYDLTHTAAAPLLSKCTYPWEALADIKAFILQLGPTLPKNEYEQRGENIWIAKSAKIYPNNYIAGPCIIGPETEVRPGAFIRGSALVGAGCVVGNSTELKNVILFDNVQVPHYNYVGDSILGYKSHMGAGSITSNVKSDKALVVVHAGENLPTGLKKFGAMLGDHVEVGCNSVLNPGTVIGCHSNVYPISSVRGFVPSESIYKEKGNIVKKV; the protein is encoded by the coding sequence ATGCAGACAGAACTGACAGTTGAACATCTTTATGACTTAACCCATACGGCAGCGGCGCCGCTGCTTTCCAAATGCACTTATCCCTGGGAGGCGCTGGCAGATATTAAAGCCTTTATTTTGCAGCTTGGCCCCACACTCCCAAAGAATGAATATGAGCAGCGCGGCGAAAATATTTGGATTGCGAAAAGTGCAAAAATCTACCCGAACAATTATATTGCCGGACCGTGCATCATTGGGCCAGAAACCGAGGTGCGCCCGGGTGCGTTCATCCGCGGCAGCGCGCTGGTCGGCGCAGGATGCGTTGTAGGTAACTCCACGGAACTGAAAAATGTAATTTTGTTTGACAACGTACAGGTGCCGCACTACAACTATGTTGGCGACTCGATTCTGGGTTACAAATCCCACATGGGCGCCGGCTCCATCACCAGCAACGTCAAGTCAGATAAAGCTCTGGTTGTGGTACATGCCGGAGAAAACCTGCCCACCGGCCTGAAAAAGTTTGGTGCCATGCTGGGCGACCATGTGGAAGTTGGCTGCAACAGCGTGCTGAACCCCGGCACTGTTATTGGCTGCCACTCAAACGTTTACCCCATCAGCTCCGTGCGCGGTTTCGTTCCGTCAGAATCTATTTATAAGGAAAAGGGAAACATCGTGAAGAAGGTGTAA
- a CDS encoding GNAT family N-acetyltransferase, which produces MLRKAQMEDLPDIMEIVADAVDSMRQEGICQWNAKYPARDIFAADIESGALYVDEETGRIVGMFALDEKNAQLFTAVHWSAENSAVLHRFAVAAQSRSCGVGEVMLRAAQRLAQKAGFDSLRGSTQENNLRMRRLFARCGFHLTGDIQYPGYEQRFFYYEVLLRGRNLA; this is translated from the coding sequence ATGTTGAGGAAAGCGCAGATGGAGGATCTTCCGGACATTATGGAAATCGTTGCGGATGCGGTTGACTCCATGCGGCAGGAAGGCATCTGTCAGTGGAATGCAAAGTATCCCGCCCGCGACATTTTTGCGGCAGATATTGAATCCGGCGCACTTTACGTTGACGAGGAGACCGGCAGGATTGTGGGCATGTTTGCACTGGATGAAAAAAATGCACAGCTTTTTACAGCTGTGCACTGGAGTGCGGAAAACAGTGCGGTCCTGCACCGCTTTGCAGTTGCTGCCCAGAGCCGCAGCTGCGGGGTGGGCGAAGTTATGCTGCGTGCAGCACAGCGGCTTGCGCAGAAAGCAGGTTTCGACAGCCTGCGCGGCAGCACACAGGAGAACAACCTGCGCATGCGCAGGCTTTTTGCCCGGTGCGGCTTCCACCTGACAGGGGATATTCAGTACCCCGGTTATGAACAGCGCTTTTTCTACTATGAAGTCCTGCTGCGTGGGAGAAATCTGGCGTAA
- the rlmD gene encoding 23S rRNA (uracil(1939)-C(5))-methyltransferase RlmD has protein sequence MKKQLEFQKNDVVPMQITGYTAQGSGVGRFRGAAVFVPGAAQGDSLQVRILKTEKNFAYGRIERIEEPSADRIVSDCPQSAQCGGCVFRHISYAAECSAKEQRVRDAVQRIAGLDPALVQSIVPAASPERYRNKAQFPLGLDAQGHLTVGFYAPHSHRIVPCEDCCLQPELFTKAIKAVQKWHTAAKDSVYEEQTGKGLLRHLYLREAMAAGSVMVCLVVNGDRVSREELLVHLLQEQVPGLAGVVLNINRRQTNVILGEQCRTLWGSDSVTDTLCGLRFSISPKSFYQVNRDQAEVLYGLAGQFAGLTGKELLLDLYCGTGTIGLSMADRAGKVIGIEVVPAAVEDARKNAQRNGIANAEFYCGDAPQIAEKLRGQGLAPDVIILDPPRKGCGEALVHTAAGMQPQRIVYVSCDPATLARDLKTFAEDGYQLQCAVPVDLFPRTAHVETVCLLTRVKR, from the coding sequence ATGAAGAAGCAGCTTGAATTTCAAAAAAACGATGTTGTACCAATGCAGATCACCGGTTATACGGCACAGGGCAGCGGTGTGGGACGTTTTCGCGGCGCGGCAGTGTTTGTTCCCGGTGCGGCACAGGGTGACAGCCTGCAGGTGCGGATTTTAAAAACAGAAAAAAACTTTGCTTATGGCAGAATTGAAAGAATCGAGGAACCCTCCGCAGACCGTATTGTTTCTGACTGCCCGCAGTCTGCACAGTGCGGCGGCTGCGTGTTTCGCCACATTTCCTATGCAGCTGAGTGCAGTGCCAAGGAACAGCGTGTGCGGGATGCTGTGCAGCGCATTGCCGGACTAGACCCAGCGCTTGTCCAAAGCATTGTTCCGGCGGCAAGCCCGGAGCGTTACCGAAACAAGGCACAGTTCCCGCTTGGGCTGGACGCACAGGGACACTTGACGGTAGGATTTTATGCGCCGCACAGTCACCGCATTGTTCCCTGCGAGGACTGCTGCCTGCAGCCGGAGTTATTCACAAAGGCCATAAAAGCAGTGCAGAAGTGGCACACTGCCGCAAAAGACAGTGTTTATGAAGAACAGACCGGAAAAGGTCTGCTGCGGCATTTGTATCTGCGGGAAGCCATGGCTGCCGGCAGTGTGATGGTTTGTTTGGTCGTGAATGGAGACAGGGTCAGCCGGGAAGAGTTGTTGGTTCACCTGCTGCAGGAGCAGGTGCCGGGACTTGCAGGGGTTGTCCTCAACATAAACCGCAGGCAGACCAATGTGATACTGGGCGAACAGTGCCGTACCTTGTGGGGGAGCGATTCTGTAACGGATACGCTGTGCGGGCTGCGGTTTTCCATTTCTCCCAAAAGCTTTTATCAGGTCAACCGTGATCAGGCAGAGGTGTTGTACGGCTTGGCGGGGCAATTTGCCGGTCTGACGGGAAAGGAACTGCTTCTCGATTTGTACTGCGGCACCGGAACCATTGGCCTTTCCATGGCAGACCGCGCGGGAAAGGTGATTGGCATTGAAGTTGTGCCTGCGGCCGTGGAGGACGCACGCAAAAATGCACAGCGCAACGGCATTGCGAACGCAGAGTTTTATTGCGGCGATGCGCCACAGATTGCGGAGAAACTGCGCGGGCAGGGGTTAGCGCCTGATGTGATTATTTTGGACCCGCCGCGCAAGGGCTGCGGAGAAGCACTGGTACACACGGCGGCGGGCATGCAGCCGCAGCGAATCGTTTATGTTTCCTGTGACCCCGCAACGCTGGCACGTGACCTCAAAACATTTGCGGAAGATGGCTATCAGCTGCAGTGTGCCGTGCCGGTTGACCTATTTCCACGCACTGCACATGTGGAAACTGTTTGCCTGTTAACGCGGGTTAAAAGATAG
- a CDS encoding DMT family transporter has product MQWFYLIVAGLLETCWAVSLKFSQGFTKLFPSAVTVAGMVASFGFLSIALKHMPLGTAYAIWTGIGMAGTFIMGVLLFHESVSLPQILCMLLILFGIIGLKLLSAG; this is encoded by the coding sequence ATGCAGTGGTTCTATTTGATTGTGGCAGGATTGTTGGAAACGTGCTGGGCGGTCAGCCTGAAATTTTCCCAAGGTTTCACAAAACTTTTTCCGAGCGCTGTCACTGTTGCCGGCATGGTTGCAAGTTTTGGCTTTTTGTCCATAGCACTCAAGCACATGCCGCTTGGAACGGCTTACGCGATCTGGACCGGTATTGGTATGGCGGGTACTTTTATTATGGGTGTCCTGCTGTTTCACGAGTCTGTCAGCCTGCCGCAAATACTTTGTATGCTATTGATTTTATTTGGTATCATAGGATTGAAGTTGCTATCGGCCGGTTAA
- a CDS encoding pyridoxamine 5'-phosphate oxidase family protein — protein MFREMRRKKQELSVEESTAVLKKGTSGVLAVLGDEAYPYAVPLSYLYEKGKVYFHCAKSGHKLDAVTANAKVSFCVIDQDNVVPEKYTTYFRSVILFGKAFVLMDNTERRTALEKFAEKYSPSDRAGRLQEIKKLIDNTCIIVMAVEHMTGKEAIELVREKHI, from the coding sequence ATGTTTCGGGAAATGAGAAGAAAAAAACAAGAATTATCTGTTGAAGAAAGCACAGCAGTGTTGAAAAAAGGAACGTCCGGTGTGCTGGCGGTATTGGGGGATGAGGCTTACCCTTATGCGGTGCCACTTAGTTATTTGTATGAAAAGGGAAAGGTTTATTTCCATTGTGCAAAGTCAGGACATAAACTTGATGCAGTAACAGCGAATGCAAAGGTTTCTTTCTGCGTAATTGATCAGGATAATGTGGTTCCGGAAAAATATACAACGTATTTCAGAAGTGTTATTTTGTTTGGGAAGGCCTTTGTACTAATGGATAACACAGAGAGAAGAACAGCATTAGAAAAATTTGCCGAAAAGTATTCGCCGAGCGATCGAGCAGGTCGCCTGCAGGAGATTAAAAAACTGATTGACAACACCTGCATCATTGTTATGGCAGTAGAACACATGACCGGCAAAGAGGCAATCGAATTAGTAAGGGAAAAGCATATATAA
- a CDS encoding class B sortase — MSRFREKKGKFSFREKLLLLIFLIVFAACAVWLVAYRVNAAESEAQMAALQKATFTSQQASSSRALSSSSSLKSSAAVSSKASKASAVSSSVRAQPQFEKLQAQNSDIQAWIQIEGTKVNYPVMQTPKKPEFYLYRNLAKQEESRGLPFLDAKSMLKKSKNYLVYGHNMRDGTAFAGLLGYLDQNFCKAHPIIHFDTPYGLGDYQVVAVFRSRIYKTDSKAFKYYQYADIETQDAFNTYIKNVKKRADYDTGTTVSYGDQLLTLSTCYQYVEDGRLVVVAKKVK, encoded by the coding sequence ATGTCTAGATTTCGGGAGAAGAAAGGAAAGTTCTCATTCAGGGAAAAGCTGCTGCTGCTGATTTTTCTGATTGTCTTTGCGGCTTGTGCTGTGTGGCTGGTTGCTTACCGTGTCAATGCAGCAGAAAGTGAAGCGCAGATGGCGGCTCTGCAGAAGGCAACGTTTACTTCTCAGCAGGCTTCTTCAAGTCGGGCGCTTTCCTCCAGCAGTTCTTTGAAAAGTTCTGCCGCAGTTTCTTCCAAAGCATCGAAAGCGTCTGCTGTTTCTTCCTCGGTACGTGCGCAGCCACAATTTGAGAAGTTACAGGCGCAGAACAGCGACATTCAGGCTTGGATACAGATTGAGGGTACGAAGGTCAACTACCCGGTCATGCAGACGCCAAAAAAACCGGAGTTTTACCTGTATCGCAATCTGGCAAAGCAGGAGGAAAGCCGCGGGCTGCCGTTTTTGGATGCAAAGTCCATGCTGAAAAAGAGCAAAAACTACTTGGTGTACGGCCACAATATGCGGGATGGCACCGCTTTTGCCGGACTGTTGGGGTATTTGGATCAGAACTTCTGCAAAGCGCACCCCATCATCCACTTTGATACGCCTTACGGCTTGGGAGATTATCAGGTGGTGGCGGTTTTTCGCTCCAGAATCTATAAAACAGACAGCAAGGCATTTAAGTATTATCAGTATGCAGACATTGAAACTCAGGATGCTTTCAATACTTACATAAAGAATGTGAAGAAGCGGGCGGATTACGATACCGGTACCACCGTTTCTTACGGGGATCAGTTGCTGACTCTTTCCACCTGCTATCAATACGTGGAAGACGGGCGGCTTGTAGTTGTAGCCAAAAAGGTCAAATGA
- a CDS encoding starch-binding protein, with protein sequence MKRFRKLVAGIMAMAMVMTSAIAMAAAPASAASKEVTIYFQNTKNWSNVYAYLWIGSGNVKGTPAWPGKQMTKVSGADNWYEMKYTAGTAFNVIFNDNAQPKPQQTADHNPKNLAADKDAYWFVPTNATESNDNGKTPVGTVLKVYTDAQAGFPKPAAAATTSSKKDTTVAASKAGDATATVSASSTAAADASPTTGDANENAPIIVTTAALLALAGMGTVLIRRKVKA encoded by the coding sequence ATGAAAAGGTTCAGAAAACTGGTAGCGGGCATCATGGCAATGGCTATGGTGATGACATCTGCAATTGCAATGGCTGCTGCCCCCGCATCAGCAGCAAGCAAGGAGGTAACAATTTACTTCCAGAACACCAAAAACTGGAGCAATGTGTATGCTTACCTGTGGATTGGCTCCGGCAATGTCAAGGGCACCCCGGCATGGCCAGGCAAACAGATGACCAAGGTTTCCGGTGCAGACAACTGGTACGAAATGAAGTACACAGCGGGCACAGCTTTCAACGTTATTTTTAACGACAACGCACAGCCGAAGCCCCAGCAGACTGCAGACCACAACCCGAAGAATCTGGCAGCTGACAAAGATGCCTACTGGTTTGTACCTACCAATGCAACAGAGAGCAACGACAACGGCAAGACTCCAGTTGGCACAGTTTTAAAGGTTTATACGGATGCACAGGCTGGTTTCCCGAAGCCTGCTGCTGCTGCAACAACTTCCTCCAAAAAGGATACCACTGTTGCTGCCAGCAAAGCGGGCGATGCAACTGCTACTGTTTCCGCTTCTTCCACAGCAGCTGCTGATGCTTCCCCGACCACCGGCGACGCAAACGAAAACGCACCGATTATAGTTACAACCGCTGCGCTGCTTGCTCTTGCCGGCATGGGCACTGTTCTCATCCGCAGAAAAGTAAAGGCTTAA
- a CDS encoding LacI family DNA-binding transcriptional regulator, which yields MENRKVTMRDIAKDCGISVATVSYVLNHSEKEKISHETRLKVMESATRLHYEPHAVRASSKTRSGLIGVIINLKETNSVGKKMLYYDLAAELSNQLRIIGYETILITTHNLSQDMGVVKKHSLDAVFMIDTDNRTVRKITEGYYVPILFMDCMVNDPLFCEIRPNYDTLFSQAKTLLQTEQPFLLTEDFCCQYLMEQFSQYFLTKDIFVNSANASLSAFLESHTGRRGIVLGDMLGVQAQQIFPCSDLVICASLGTSSPFQADTQVLHIPNRTKAVVSAEVLLDMLSLDYQASSTNCVLLESEHL from the coding sequence ATGGAAAATCGTAAAGTCACCATGCGGGATATTGCAAAGGACTGCGGTATCTCCGTTGCCACGGTATCCTACGTCTTGAATCATTCTGAGAAGGAGAAGATCAGCCACGAAACACGGCTGAAAGTCATGGAATCGGCTACACGGCTGCACTACGAACCGCACGCTGTGCGTGCTTCCAGCAAAACCAGAAGTGGTCTGATCGGCGTCATCATCAACCTGAAAGAAACCAACTCCGTCGGAAAAAAGATGCTTTACTACGACCTGGCAGCCGAACTGAGCAACCAGCTGCGCATCATTGGATACGAAACGATTCTCATCACCACTCACAATCTTTCACAGGACATGGGTGTTGTGAAAAAGCACAGTCTGGATGCTGTTTTTATGATTGATACGGACAACCGAACCGTCCGAAAAATCACCGAAGGCTATTATGTACCCATTCTGTTTATGGACTGTATGGTGAACGACCCGCTCTTCTGTGAAATTCGTCCTAACTATGACACTCTGTTTTCACAGGCAAAAACGCTGCTGCAAACTGAGCAGCCGTTTCTGCTGACGGAGGATTTTTGCTGCCAGTATCTGATGGAGCAGTTTTCCCAGTATTTTTTGACAAAAGATATCTTCGTCAACTCGGCAAACGCCAGCCTTTCTGCTTTTCTGGAAAGCCATACCGGCCGCCGCGGCATTGTGCTGGGAGATATGCTTGGTGTACAGGCACAGCAAATTTTTCCCTGCAGCGATCTCGTTATTTGCGCAAGTCTGGGAACCTCCAGCCCTTTTCAAGCTGACACGCAGGTTCTGCACATTCCAAACCGAACCAAAGCGGTAGTTTCCGCTGAAGTTCTGCTGGATATGCTTTCACTGGATTACCAGGCCAGCAGCACAAACTGTGTTCTGCTGGAAAGTGAGCATCTGTAA
- a CDS encoding carbohydrate ABC transporter permease: protein MKKKVSSVILSCIFWGSGQFFIAKKKIRGLLFFAAQVLLLAIELLSGYWFNWFAGEIQNFDIGVYGGYFTKGLWGLFTLGTVPGVGGDHSTLLLINGILALMALLVFVCVFIWNIRDAYRLGRQLDETGKIETQSSHIQRRKAFPYLVLLPIGIIIALIVFMPIVFSVLTAFTDYDANHMPPAQLVSWVGLKNFFKLFNVPIWSQTFFSVLGWTVIWAVCATFSTYFLGLFQALILNSRHVKHRGIFQTIYILPWAIPGMISLLVFRNLLNGQFGPLNQFLMDIHLINSRIPFLTDPIIAKLSVILVNLWMGFPQFMVMLLGIMSNQDTNLYEAAEIDGANKMQVFAHIKLPLLTNATAPLIVMNLAGNFNAFGSIYFLTNGGPTNPSYQFAGDTDILISWIYKLTLDQRMYSMAAVMNILIFAFIAAVSIWNFRRTNAFKEM from the coding sequence ATGAAGAAAAAAGTCAGTTCCGTTATTCTTTCCTGCATCTTTTGGGGAAGCGGACAATTCTTCATTGCAAAAAAGAAAATCCGGGGGCTTTTGTTCTTTGCCGCGCAGGTGCTGCTGCTGGCGATTGAGCTGCTTTCCGGCTACTGGTTTAACTGGTTTGCCGGTGAAATTCAGAATTTTGACATCGGCGTTTATGGTGGCTACTTTACCAAAGGACTGTGGGGGCTGTTTACGCTCGGTACGGTACCGGGTGTTGGCGGCGACCACTCCACGCTGCTGCTCATTAACGGCATTTTGGCGCTGATGGCTTTGCTGGTGTTTGTGTGTGTTTTTATCTGGAATATCCGGGATGCATACCGGCTTGGACGGCAGTTGGACGAAACAGGCAAAATTGAAACGCAGTCCAGCCACATTCAGCGCCGCAAGGCGTTTCCGTACCTGGTACTGCTGCCAATCGGCATTATTATTGCACTAATCGTTTTCATGCCGATTGTCTTCTCCGTACTGACAGCCTTCACGGATTATGATGCCAATCACATGCCGCCGGCACAGCTGGTCAGCTGGGTAGGACTGAAAAACTTCTTCAAGCTGTTCAACGTACCGATTTGGTCGCAGACTTTCTTCAGTGTGCTGGGGTGGACAGTTATCTGGGCAGTATGCGCGACTTTTTCAACTTACTTTCTCGGTCTGTTTCAGGCGCTTATCCTGAACAGCCGCCATGTAAAGCACCGCGGCATTTTTCAGACGATTTACATTCTGCCGTGGGCAATTCCGGGCATGATTTCTTTGCTGGTGTTCCGCAACCTGCTCAACGGACAGTTTGGACCGCTGAATCAGTTTCTGATGGATATACACCTGATTAACAGCCGTATTCCGTTCCTGACTGACCCGATCATTGCGAAGCTTTCTGTGATTCTTGTAAACCTGTGGATGGGGTTCCCGCAGTTTATGGTCATGCTGCTCGGCATTATGTCCAACCAAGACACCAATTTGTATGAGGCGGCAGAAATTGACGGTGCAAATAAAATGCAGGTGTTTGCGCACATTAAGCTGCCGCTGCTGACCAATGCGACCGCACCGCTGATTGTGATGAACCTTGCGGGCAACTTCAACGCTTTCGGCTCCATCTACTTCCTGACCAACGGCGGCCCGACCAATCCATCTTATCAGTTCGCGGGCGATACGGATATCCTCATTTCCTGGATCTACAAACTGACACTGGATCAGCGGATGTACAGTATGGCGGCGGTTATGAATATCCTGATTTTTGCCTTTATTGCTGCTGTATCCATCTGGAACTTCCGCCGGACCAATGCATTTAAGGAGATGTGA
- a CDS encoding sugar ABC transporter permease, with product MKKRVDSFFVHLELIIMAALVLIPIVWIVLSAFNPGNGLATTSLIPKALTLDNFRNLFEQTNYKQWFLNSLTIAVLNTIFSVALILITAWIMSRFKFKGKKTSLMTILLLSMFPTFLSMTALYTLFLNFNLLDKPAALVIIYVAGAIPYNVWLVKGYLDGLPKEVDEAAYIDGCSYFTTFRKIVLPLSTPIITYCAVSQFMMPWMDYILPNMLLSSDTSKTLAVGLYGLITGRENTNFTMFAAGAVIIAVPITILFIVFQKYLVQGIAAGANKG from the coding sequence ATGAAAAAAAGAGTAGATTCCTTTTTTGTGCATCTGGAACTGATCATTATGGCGGCACTGGTGCTGATACCGATTGTTTGGATTGTGCTTTCCGCGTTTAATCCGGGCAACGGCCTTGCAACCACGTCATTGATTCCCAAAGCACTGACGCTTGACAATTTTCGGAATTTATTTGAGCAGACCAACTATAAGCAGTGGTTTTTGAATTCCCTGACGATAGCGGTACTAAACACAATTTTCAGTGTGGCATTGATTCTGATTACCGCATGGATTATGTCCCGCTTCAAGTTCAAAGGGAAAAAGACCAGCCTCATGACGATTCTGCTGCTGTCTATGTTCCCGACCTTTTTGTCCATGACCGCGCTTTATACGCTGTTTTTGAACTTCAACCTGCTGGATAAACCGGCGGCACTGGTAATTATCTATGTGGCTGGCGCCATCCCTTATAATGTATGGCTGGTGAAGGGGTATTTGGACGGCCTGCCAAAAGAAGTTGATGAAGCGGCCTATATTGACGGATGCTCGTACTTTACCACGTTCCGCAAGATTGTACTGCCGCTTTCCACACCTATCATTACATACTGCGCGGTGTCCCAATTTATGATGCCGTGGATGGATTATATTTTGCCGAACATGCTGCTTTCCAGTGATACCAGTAAGACACTGGCGGTTGGCCTGTATGGTTTGATTACCGGACGAGAAAATACAAACTTCACGATGTTTGCCGCCGGTGCTGTGATTATTGCCGTGCCGATTACAATTCTGTTTATCGTTTTCCAGAAATATTTGGTACAGGGTATTGCGGCAGGTGCAAACAAAGGCTGA